The Vigna unguiculata cultivar IT97K-499-35 chromosome 6, ASM411807v1, whole genome shotgun sequence genome contains a region encoding:
- the LOC114188274 gene encoding enhancer of mRNA-decapping protein 4-like isoform X1 yields MASSGNLNQQQQQQPQQQQPQTTHFDFNKLFKTPPAAAASASAAAPPTIPNPSNLNSSPSFPSPSPSTPPPSSYPTPSSSYPPPTGTYPYHHPHFLPYPALHHQQQHQEHPLILHHLPQMHAPQRPTIFPPPSPSPSSPHLPSSPNPTTGARLMALLGTQNPPSNQEPSVVYSSPSATSSSPMVSEFSVPPNPSGLPSTQHSGSPVNLASPQSTPTRMLSSKLPKGRHLIGEHAVYDIDVRMPGEVQPQLEVTPITKYASDPGLVLGRQIAVNKSYICYGLKLGAIRVLNINTALRYLLRGHTQRVTDMAFFAEDLHLLASASTDGRIFVWKINEGPDEDDKPQITGKVILALQILGESESVHPRVCWHPHKQEILMVAIGNRILKIDSMKAGKGETFSAEEPLKCSIDKLIDGVHLVGKHDGNVTELSMCQWMKSRLASASADGTVKIWEERKTTPLAVLRPHDGKPVNSVTFLTAPHRPEHIVLITAGPLNQEVKIWVSDNEEGWLLPSDSESWHCIQTLDIRSSSESNPEDAFFNQVVALPRAGLFLLANAKKNTIYAVHIEYGSNPTDTRMDYIAEFTVTMPILSLTGTSDNLPDGEHIVQIYCVQTQAIQQYGLNLSQCLPPPLDNVELEKTESNLSRSFDAIDGSTNMETGNMPQVHSSSSESVPVVSLAVNLPSSDISVLPPEASISSISEAETKANDVPSRNGFEHIQSAPPPLPQSPRLSHKLSGFKSSSNNLETSSTTADHSSDQTNLDSSSERRMESEKDMADVPASGDNLRKDDKVVSNDVSVVSNTQATYKHPTHLVTPSEIFSKTALSSENSHTSQGMNVPDVVARSDTENIEVDVVQVIGEMGSNQESTESQRDRDSHTNVTEKKEKLFYSQASDLGIQMARETYYDMEAARQADHIKTIDAPGQSCNSVEEEVQDTSKDVPANISESETMATTVQSPAPAVKGKRQKGKTSHLSGPSSASPSPFNSTDSSNDQGGNSGASSIEAALPQLSAMQEMMGQLLSMHKEMQKQMNAMVSVPVTKEGKRLEGSLGRNMEKVVKAHTDALWARLQEENAKQEKLERDRTQQITNLISNYVNKDMVSILEKIIKKEISSIGTTITRSLSQVIEKTISSAITESFQKGVGDKALNQLEKSVGSKLEATVARQIQTQFQTSGKQALQEGLKTSLEASVVPAFEMSCKAMFEQIDVAFQNGLVKHTAAIQQQFDSTYSPLAMTLRDTINSASSITQTLSGQLADGQRQLLEIAANSKVTVDPFVAQINNGLHEVTEDPTKELSRLISERKFEEAFTGALHRSDVSLVSWLCSQVDLSGILAMVPLPLSQGVLLSLLQQLSCDISTDTPRKLAWMTDVAAAINPADPRIAAHVRRILDQVSHTLGHHRNLPTTSPSEASTIRLLMHVINSVLLSCK; encoded by the exons ATGGCTTCATCTGGGAATCTAAAtcaacagcagcagcagcaacctcaacaacaacaacctcaAACAACCCATTTTGATTTCAATAAGCTTTTCAAGACACCACCAGCAGCAGCAGCATCAGCATCAGCAGCAGCACCACCAACTATCCCtaatccttcaaatttgaacTCTTCTCCTTCAttcccttctccttctccttccaCACCCCCTCCTTCTTCCTACCCTACCCCTTCTTCCTCCTACCCTCCGCCGACTGGCACATACCCTTATCATCACCCTCACTTTCTCCCCTATCCAGCCCTTCACCACCAACAACAGCACCAAGAACACCCTCTTATCCTTCACCACCTCCCTCAAATGCATGCCCCTCAAAGACCCACTATTTTCCCACCCCCTTCTCCTTCTCCCTCCTCACCACACCTTCCTTCATCCCCCAATCCCACCACCGGTGCTCGCCTCATGGCCTTGCTGGGCACCCAAAACCCTCCCTCCAATCAGGAACCATCGGTTGTATACTCATCTCCTTCTGCCACATCTTCATCACCCATGGTTTCTGAGTTTTCAGTGCCACCAAACCCTTCAGGGTTGCCATCCACACAGCACTCAGGCTCTCCTGTGAATCTGGCTAGTCCTCAGTCCACTCCTACCAGGATGCTCAGCAGCAAGCTGCCCAAGGGGCGCCACTTGATTGGAGAGCATGCTGTGTATGACATTGATGTTAGGATGCCTGGGGAGGTGCAGCCTCAGCTTGAAGTCACTCCAATCACCAAGTATGCTTCTGATCCTGGCCTTGTTCTTGGACGCCAAATCGCAGTGAATAAGTCTTACATATGCTATGGACTCAAACTTGGGGCCATCCGGGTGCTTAATATCAATACTGCATTGAGATACTTGCTTCGAGGTCATACTCAG CGAGTGACAGACATGGCATTCTTCGCTGAGGATCTTCACCTGTTGGCCAG TGCTAGCACTGATGGGAGAATATTTGTATGGAAAATCAATGAGGGCCCTGATGAGGATGACAAGCCTCAAATTACTGGAAAAGTTATCCTAGCACTTCAAATATTAGGAGAGAGTGAGTCTGTTCATCCAAGAGTATGCTGGCATCCCCACAAACAA GAGATTTTAATGGTTGCTATTGGAAACCGTATCCTCAAAATCGATAGTATGAAAGCTGGAAAAGGTGAAACTTTTTCTGCAGAGGAGCCTCTCAAATGTTCCATTGATAAGTTGATTGATGGGGTGCATCTTGTTGGTAAACATGATGGCAACGTAACTGAGTTGTCAATGTGCCAATGGATGAAGAGTCGATTAGCTTCAGCTTCAGCTGATGGCACG GTGAAGATATGGGAAGAACGTAAGACAACACCACTTGCTGTTTTAAGACCACATGACGGTAAACCTGTAAATTCTGTAACATTCTTGACTGCTCCTCATCGTCCCGAGCACATTGTTCTTATCACAGCG GGGCCACTAAATCAGGAAGTGAAGATATGGGTCTCTGATAATGAGGAAGGCTGGCTATTGCCTAGTGATTCTGAGTCATGGCATTGTATTCAGACTTTAGACATTAGAAGTTCGTCTGAATCCAACCCTGAGGATGCATTCTTTAATCAAGTTGTAGCATTGCCCCGTGCTGGTTTATTTCTGCTTGCAAATGCCaagaaaaatacaatatatgCTGTGCACATAGAGTACGGATCCAATCCAACTGATACCCGCATGGATTACATTGCTGAGTTCACAGTCACAATGCCTATATTAAGTCTTACAGGAACCAGTGATAATTTACCAGATGGAGAGCATATTGTGCAGATATATTGTGTCCAAACACAAGCTATTCAACAGTATGGACTCAATTTGTCACAATGTTTGCCTCCACCCTTGGACAATGTTGAACTTGAGAAAACAGAATCCAATTTGTCACGTTCTTTTGATGCTATTGATGGATCGACTAATATGGAAACTGGAAATATGCCACAAGTTCATTCTAGCAGTTCTGAAAGTGTTCCTGTTGTGAGCCTGGCAGTAAATTTGCCTTCATCAGATATTTCAGTTCTACCACCTGAAGCTTCTATATCTTCCATATCAGAAGCAGAGACCAAGGCTAATGATGTACCTTCTCGTAATGGTTTTGAACATATTCAAAGTGCTCCACCTCCACTTCCTCAGAGTCCAAGATTGTCCCACAAGTTATCTGGTTTCAAAAGTTCATCAAATAATTTAGAGACTAGTTCTACAACTGCTGACCATAGCAGTGACCAGACAAATCTTGATTCTTCATCTGAACGGAGAATGGAGTCTGAAAAAGATATGGCAGATGTGCCTGCATCAGGTGACAATTTGAGAAAGGATGATAAAGTTGTTTCAAATGATGTTTCTGTGGTTTCTAATACCCAAGCAACATATAAACACCCAACCCATTTGGTAACTCCATCTGAGATATTCTCTAAAACTGCTTTATCTTCTGAGAATTCCCATACTTCTCAAGGTATGAATGTTCCAGATGTGGTTGCCCGTAGTGATACAGAAAACATTGAAGTAGATGTTGTTCAAGTTATAGGGGAGATGGGTTCTAATCAAGAAAGTACCGAGTCTCAAAGAGACAGAGACTCTCACACCAATGTTActgagaagaaagagaaattattttattctcagGCTTCTGATCTAGGCATTCAGATGGCTAGAGAGACTTATTATGACATGGAGGCAGCTCGTCAAGCTGATCATATTAAGACCATTGATGCACCTGGTCAAAGTTGTAACTCTGTTGAAGAAGAAGTTCAAGACACAAGTAAGGATGTACCTGCAAACATCAGTGAATCAGAAACCATGGCTACTACTGTGCAATCACCTGCACCTGCTGTGAAAGGTAAAAGACAAAAAGGGAAAACTTCACATCTGTCTGGTCCATCTTCTGCTTCTCCTAGTCCTTTTAACTCAACAGATTCATCGAATGATCAAGGAGGAAATTCAGGAGCATCATCCATAGAAGCTGCCTTACCACAGTTATCTGCTATGCAGGAGATGATGGGCCAG TTGTTAAGCATGCATAAAGAAATGCAAAAGCAGATGAATGCAATGGTTTCTGTTCCAGTCACTAAGGAAGGCAAAAGATTAGAAGGATCCTTGGGTCGAAACATGGAGAAAGTTGTCAAGGCTCACACTGATGCTTTGTGGGCTCGATTGCAGGAAGAAAATGCAAAGCAAGAGAAGCTAGAGCGAGACCGGACACAGCAAATAACAAATTTGATCTCCAATTATGTAAACAAAGATATGGTATCTATATTGGAGAAAATCATTAAGAAGGAAATATCTTCAATTGGAACAACCATTACTCGTTCATTAAGTCAAGTTATAGAGAAAACAATATCTTCAGCTATTACAGAATCATTCCAG AAGGGGGTGGGAGACAAGGCATTGAATCAACTAGAAAAATCAGTTGGTTCAAAACTTGAAGCTACTGTGGCTAGGCAGATACAGACACAATTTCAAACCTCTGGAAAGCAAGCTCTTCAG GAGGGACTTAAGACTAGTTTGGAAGCTTCAGTCGTTCCAGCATTTGAGATGTCTTGCAAGGCTATGTTTGAGCAAATTGATGTTGCTTTTCAAAATGGACTTGTGAAGCACACAGCTGCTATTCAACAGCAGTTTGATTCTACTTATTCTCCTCTAGCCATGACGTTGAGG GATACAATTAATTCAGCATCATCAATCACTCAAACTTTGAGTGGACAATTGGCTGATGGCCAACGTCAACTGTTAGAAATTGCAGCTAACTCCAAAGTAACAGTGGATCCCTTTGTAGCACAAATTAACAATGGCTTGCATGAGGTG ACTGAGGATCCTACCAAAGAACTATCAAGGTTGATAAGTGAGAGAAAATTTGAGGAAGCATTTACAGGGGCCCTTCATAGAAGTGACGTTTCATTAGTTTCTTGGTTATGTTCTCAG GTTGATTTATCTGGCATTTTGGCTATGGTGCCATTGCCATTAAGCCAAGGAGTACTTCTGTCTCTTCTACAGCAGTTGTCCTGTGATATCAGTACAGACACGCCCAGAAAATTGGCATGGATGACAGATGTGGCAGCTGCTATAAATCCGGCAGATCCAAGGATTGCAGCACACGTGCGGCGAATATTAGATCAAGTGTCCCACACACTTGGCCATCATCGGAATTTACCTACTACCTCCCCTTCTGAAGCGAGCACAATCCGCCTTCTCATGCATGTCATAAACTCGGTGTTGTTGAGCTGTAAATGa
- the LOC114188274 gene encoding enhancer of mRNA-decapping protein 4-like isoform X2, with translation MASSGNLNQQQQQQPQQQQPQTTHFDFNKLFKTPPAAAASASAAAPPTIPNPSNLNSSPSFPSPSPSTPPPSSYPTPSSSYPPPTGTYPYHHPHFLPYPALHHQQQHQEHPLILHHLPQMHAPQRPTIFPPPSPSPSSPHLPSSPNPTTGARLMALLGTQNPPSNQEPSVVYSSPSATSSSPMVSEFSVPPNPSGLPSTQHSGSPVNLASPQSTPTRMLSSKLPKGRHLIGEHAVYDIDVRMPGEVQPQLEVTPITKYASDPGLVLGRQIAVNKSYICYGLKLGAIRVLNINTALRYLLRGHTQRVTDMAFFAEDLHLLASASTDGRIFVWKINEGPDEDDKPQITGKVILALQILGESESVHPRVCWHPHKQEILMVAIGNRILKIDSMKAGKGETFSAEEPLKCSIDKLIDGVHLVGKHDGNVTELSMCQWMKSRLASASADGTVKIWEERKTTPLAVLRPHDGKPVNSVTFLTAPHRPEHIVLITAGPLNQEVKIWVSDNEEGWLLPSDSESWHCIQTLDIRSSSESNPEDAFFNQVVALPRAGLFLLANAKKNTIYAVHIEYGSNPTDTRMDYIAEFTVTMPILSLTGTSDNLPDGEHIVQIYCVQTQAIQQYGLNLSQCLPPPLDNVELEKTESNLSRSFDAIDGSTNMETGNMPQVHSSSSESVPVVSLAVNLPSSDISVLPPEASISSISEAETKANDVPSRNGFEHIQSAPPPLPQSPRLSHKLSGFKSSSNNLETSSTTADHSSDQTNLDSSSERRMESEKDMADVPASGDNLRKDDKVVSNDVSVVSNTQATYKHPTHLVTPSEIFSKTALSSENSHTSQGMNVPDVVARSDTENIEVDVVQVIGEMGSNQESTESQRDRDSHTNVTEKKEKLFYSQASDLGIQMARETYYDMEAARQADHIKTIDAPGQSCNSVEEEVQDTSKDVPANISESETMATTVQSPAPAVKGKRQKGKTSHLSGPSSASPSPFNSTDSSNDQGGNSGASSIEAALPQLSAMQEMMGQLLSMHKEMQKQMNAMVSVPVTKEGKRLEGSLGRNMEKVVKAHTDALWARLQEENAKQEKLERDRTQQITNLISNYVNKDMVSILEKIIKKEISSIGTTITRSLSQVIEKTISSAITESFQKGVGDKALNQLEKSVGSKLEATVARQIQTQFQTSGKQALQEGLKTSLEASVVPAFEMSCKAMFEQIDVAFQNGLVKHTAAIQQQFDSTYSPLAMTLRDTINSASSITQTLSGQLADGQRQLLEIAANSKVTVDPFVAQINNGLHETEDPTKELSRLISERKFEEAFTGALHRSDVSLVSWLCSQVDLSGILAMVPLPLSQGVLLSLLQQLSCDISTDTPRKLAWMTDVAAAINPADPRIAAHVRRILDQVSHTLGHHRNLPTTSPSEASTIRLLMHVINSVLLSCK, from the exons ATGGCTTCATCTGGGAATCTAAAtcaacagcagcagcagcaacctcaacaacaacaacctcaAACAACCCATTTTGATTTCAATAAGCTTTTCAAGACACCACCAGCAGCAGCAGCATCAGCATCAGCAGCAGCACCACCAACTATCCCtaatccttcaaatttgaacTCTTCTCCTTCAttcccttctccttctccttccaCACCCCCTCCTTCTTCCTACCCTACCCCTTCTTCCTCCTACCCTCCGCCGACTGGCACATACCCTTATCATCACCCTCACTTTCTCCCCTATCCAGCCCTTCACCACCAACAACAGCACCAAGAACACCCTCTTATCCTTCACCACCTCCCTCAAATGCATGCCCCTCAAAGACCCACTATTTTCCCACCCCCTTCTCCTTCTCCCTCCTCACCACACCTTCCTTCATCCCCCAATCCCACCACCGGTGCTCGCCTCATGGCCTTGCTGGGCACCCAAAACCCTCCCTCCAATCAGGAACCATCGGTTGTATACTCATCTCCTTCTGCCACATCTTCATCACCCATGGTTTCTGAGTTTTCAGTGCCACCAAACCCTTCAGGGTTGCCATCCACACAGCACTCAGGCTCTCCTGTGAATCTGGCTAGTCCTCAGTCCACTCCTACCAGGATGCTCAGCAGCAAGCTGCCCAAGGGGCGCCACTTGATTGGAGAGCATGCTGTGTATGACATTGATGTTAGGATGCCTGGGGAGGTGCAGCCTCAGCTTGAAGTCACTCCAATCACCAAGTATGCTTCTGATCCTGGCCTTGTTCTTGGACGCCAAATCGCAGTGAATAAGTCTTACATATGCTATGGACTCAAACTTGGGGCCATCCGGGTGCTTAATATCAATACTGCATTGAGATACTTGCTTCGAGGTCATACTCAG CGAGTGACAGACATGGCATTCTTCGCTGAGGATCTTCACCTGTTGGCCAG TGCTAGCACTGATGGGAGAATATTTGTATGGAAAATCAATGAGGGCCCTGATGAGGATGACAAGCCTCAAATTACTGGAAAAGTTATCCTAGCACTTCAAATATTAGGAGAGAGTGAGTCTGTTCATCCAAGAGTATGCTGGCATCCCCACAAACAA GAGATTTTAATGGTTGCTATTGGAAACCGTATCCTCAAAATCGATAGTATGAAAGCTGGAAAAGGTGAAACTTTTTCTGCAGAGGAGCCTCTCAAATGTTCCATTGATAAGTTGATTGATGGGGTGCATCTTGTTGGTAAACATGATGGCAACGTAACTGAGTTGTCAATGTGCCAATGGATGAAGAGTCGATTAGCTTCAGCTTCAGCTGATGGCACG GTGAAGATATGGGAAGAACGTAAGACAACACCACTTGCTGTTTTAAGACCACATGACGGTAAACCTGTAAATTCTGTAACATTCTTGACTGCTCCTCATCGTCCCGAGCACATTGTTCTTATCACAGCG GGGCCACTAAATCAGGAAGTGAAGATATGGGTCTCTGATAATGAGGAAGGCTGGCTATTGCCTAGTGATTCTGAGTCATGGCATTGTATTCAGACTTTAGACATTAGAAGTTCGTCTGAATCCAACCCTGAGGATGCATTCTTTAATCAAGTTGTAGCATTGCCCCGTGCTGGTTTATTTCTGCTTGCAAATGCCaagaaaaatacaatatatgCTGTGCACATAGAGTACGGATCCAATCCAACTGATACCCGCATGGATTACATTGCTGAGTTCACAGTCACAATGCCTATATTAAGTCTTACAGGAACCAGTGATAATTTACCAGATGGAGAGCATATTGTGCAGATATATTGTGTCCAAACACAAGCTATTCAACAGTATGGACTCAATTTGTCACAATGTTTGCCTCCACCCTTGGACAATGTTGAACTTGAGAAAACAGAATCCAATTTGTCACGTTCTTTTGATGCTATTGATGGATCGACTAATATGGAAACTGGAAATATGCCACAAGTTCATTCTAGCAGTTCTGAAAGTGTTCCTGTTGTGAGCCTGGCAGTAAATTTGCCTTCATCAGATATTTCAGTTCTACCACCTGAAGCTTCTATATCTTCCATATCAGAAGCAGAGACCAAGGCTAATGATGTACCTTCTCGTAATGGTTTTGAACATATTCAAAGTGCTCCACCTCCACTTCCTCAGAGTCCAAGATTGTCCCACAAGTTATCTGGTTTCAAAAGTTCATCAAATAATTTAGAGACTAGTTCTACAACTGCTGACCATAGCAGTGACCAGACAAATCTTGATTCTTCATCTGAACGGAGAATGGAGTCTGAAAAAGATATGGCAGATGTGCCTGCATCAGGTGACAATTTGAGAAAGGATGATAAAGTTGTTTCAAATGATGTTTCTGTGGTTTCTAATACCCAAGCAACATATAAACACCCAACCCATTTGGTAACTCCATCTGAGATATTCTCTAAAACTGCTTTATCTTCTGAGAATTCCCATACTTCTCAAGGTATGAATGTTCCAGATGTGGTTGCCCGTAGTGATACAGAAAACATTGAAGTAGATGTTGTTCAAGTTATAGGGGAGATGGGTTCTAATCAAGAAAGTACCGAGTCTCAAAGAGACAGAGACTCTCACACCAATGTTActgagaagaaagagaaattattttattctcagGCTTCTGATCTAGGCATTCAGATGGCTAGAGAGACTTATTATGACATGGAGGCAGCTCGTCAAGCTGATCATATTAAGACCATTGATGCACCTGGTCAAAGTTGTAACTCTGTTGAAGAAGAAGTTCAAGACACAAGTAAGGATGTACCTGCAAACATCAGTGAATCAGAAACCATGGCTACTACTGTGCAATCACCTGCACCTGCTGTGAAAGGTAAAAGACAAAAAGGGAAAACTTCACATCTGTCTGGTCCATCTTCTGCTTCTCCTAGTCCTTTTAACTCAACAGATTCATCGAATGATCAAGGAGGAAATTCAGGAGCATCATCCATAGAAGCTGCCTTACCACAGTTATCTGCTATGCAGGAGATGATGGGCCAG TTGTTAAGCATGCATAAAGAAATGCAAAAGCAGATGAATGCAATGGTTTCTGTTCCAGTCACTAAGGAAGGCAAAAGATTAGAAGGATCCTTGGGTCGAAACATGGAGAAAGTTGTCAAGGCTCACACTGATGCTTTGTGGGCTCGATTGCAGGAAGAAAATGCAAAGCAAGAGAAGCTAGAGCGAGACCGGACACAGCAAATAACAAATTTGATCTCCAATTATGTAAACAAAGATATGGTATCTATATTGGAGAAAATCATTAAGAAGGAAATATCTTCAATTGGAACAACCATTACTCGTTCATTAAGTCAAGTTATAGAGAAAACAATATCTTCAGCTATTACAGAATCATTCCAG AAGGGGGTGGGAGACAAGGCATTGAATCAACTAGAAAAATCAGTTGGTTCAAAACTTGAAGCTACTGTGGCTAGGCAGATACAGACACAATTTCAAACCTCTGGAAAGCAAGCTCTTCAG GAGGGACTTAAGACTAGTTTGGAAGCTTCAGTCGTTCCAGCATTTGAGATGTCTTGCAAGGCTATGTTTGAGCAAATTGATGTTGCTTTTCAAAATGGACTTGTGAAGCACACAGCTGCTATTCAACAGCAGTTTGATTCTACTTATTCTCCTCTAGCCATGACGTTGAGG GATACAATTAATTCAGCATCATCAATCACTCAAACTTTGAGTGGACAATTGGCTGATGGCCAACGTCAACTGTTAGAAATTGCAGCTAACTCCAAAGTAACAGTGGATCCCTTTGTAGCACAAATTAACAATGGCTTGCATGAG ACTGAGGATCCTACCAAAGAACTATCAAGGTTGATAAGTGAGAGAAAATTTGAGGAAGCATTTACAGGGGCCCTTCATAGAAGTGACGTTTCATTAGTTTCTTGGTTATGTTCTCAG GTTGATTTATCTGGCATTTTGGCTATGGTGCCATTGCCATTAAGCCAAGGAGTACTTCTGTCTCTTCTACAGCAGTTGTCCTGTGATATCAGTACAGACACGCCCAGAAAATTGGCATGGATGACAGATGTGGCAGCTGCTATAAATCCGGCAGATCCAAGGATTGCAGCACACGTGCGGCGAATATTAGATCAAGTGTCCCACACACTTGGCCATCATCGGAATTTACCTACTACCTCCCCTTCTGAAGCGAGCACAATCCGCCTTCTCATGCATGTCATAAACTCGGTGTTGTTGAGCTGTAAATGa